Proteins encoded together in one Rana temporaria chromosome 6, aRanTem1.1, whole genome shotgun sequence window:
- the LOC120942578 gene encoding uncharacterized protein LOC120942578 isoform X1 translates to MEKKHTVGIFSRSDRKDYSWLISVLTSQHCSDWVQDVRSTVISNTLTTFIGDASRCTFGILYHTKNRGGVNISDITGSLYDEEMKILHDLLGKENVIVVIDDLKDSSYEEKRRILNIQPSIETLACDLLLISNTEKTNTTTLVTKLKNLRPFHSTSEKVTEAHTSHDGKDNIKIKTPNFQNKNPEILPRFESPKTWNNSSEVQMNVCAPVMSSRVEDDEEEEHIYMNIFPFSDSFGRLARFDNPYCSDNIESLQNSSSNENLREWDRSGSCETWNRNEGLETLDTGNLYVDPKVPFSDELFEEMLTKVHIKQNSETQPTYKTSETVSRSSVSDELFEEMLNKVHNKQNSETQPTYKTSEPVSKSSVSDELFKEMLNKVHNKQNSETQPTYKTSETVSKSSVSDELFEEMLNKVHNKQNSETQPTYKTSEPVSKSSVSDELFEEMLTKVHNKQNSETQPTYKNSETVSKSEKPPTWWNHKNLQSTCNDKSPEKHSNSPKRKAWFYDENAQTWCRNEDLETLSSDTNPKTPSTSTAGSYVPQPSKGNFRTQIEPVTKNKSPERRSNNENKKWYFNESSQAWCRN, encoded by the exons ATGGAGAAGAAACATACGGTTGGCATTTTCTCCAGATCTGATAGGAAGGATTACTCTTGGCTGATATCCGTTCTCACATCGCAACACTGCAGTGATTGGGTCCAGGATGTCAGATCCACTGTCATCTCTAACACATTGACAACATTCATAGGTGACGCATCTCGGTGCACATTTGGAATTCTGTATCACACCAAGAACAGAGGAGGAGTCAACATTTCTGATATAACCGGATCACTCTACGATGAAGAGATGAAAATTCTACATGATTTACTTG GGAAGGAAAATGTCATTGTGGTGATCGATGATCTGAAAGACAGCAGCTATGAGGAGAAGAGACGAATATTGAATATTCAGCCCAGCATCGAAACGTTGGCCTGCGATCTTCTTCTCATTTCAAACACAgagaaaacaaacacaacaacacTGGTCACCAAACTGAAAAACCTTCGACCTTTCCACTCCACGTCAG AAAAAGTAACAGAAGCCCACACGAGTCATGATGGAAAGGATAACATCAAAATCAAGACTCCAAACTTCCAAAATAAAAACCCTGAGATTTTACCCAGATTTGAGAGTCCCAAGACATGGAACAATTCTTCTGAGGTTCAGATGAACGTTTGTGCTCCTGTGATGTCCAGTAGAGtagaggatgatgaggaggaggagcataTCTACATGAATATTTTTCCATTCTCTGATAGTTTTGGGAGGTTGGCTAGATTTGACAATCCTTATTGCTCGGACAACATTGAGAGTCTTCAGAACTCCTCCAGCAATGAGAATCTGAGGGAATGGGATAGGTCTGGGAGTTGTGAGACATGGAACAGGAACGAGGGCTTAGAGACTTTAGACACAGGGAATCTTTATGTGGATCCTAAAGTACCATTTTCCGATGAGCTCTTCGAGGAAATGCTTACAAAAGTACACATCAAGCAAAACTCCGAAACACAACCCACCTACAAGACTTCTGAGACAGTATCCAGGAGCTCAGTTTCCGATGAGCTCTTCGAGGAAATGCTTAATAAAGTACACAACAAGCAAAACTCTGAAACACAACCCACCTACAAGACTTCTGAGCCAGTATCCAAGAGCTCAGTTTCCGATGAGCTCTTCAAGGAAATGCTTAATAAAGTACACAACAAGCAAAACTCTGAAACACAACCCACCTACAAGACTTCTGAGACAGTATCCAAGAGCTCAGTTTCCGATGAGCTCTTCGAGGAAATGCTTAATAAAGTACACAACAAGCAAAACTCTGAAACACAACCCACCTACAAGACTTCTGAGCCAGTATCCAAGAGCTCAGTTTCCGATGAGCTCTTCGAGGAAATGCTTACAAAAGTACACAACAAGCAAAACTCTGAAACACAACCCACCTACAAGAATTCTGAGACAGTATCCAAGAGCGAGAAGCCTCCTACATGGTGGAATCATAAGAATTTACAATCAACGTGCAATGATAAGAGCCCTGAGAAACATTCAAACTCCCCAAAACGCAAGGCATGGTTCTATGACGAGAATGCCCAAACCTGGTGCAGAAACGAGGACCTTGAAACACTGTCCAGTGATACCAACCCAAAGACACCGTCCACATCCACCGCTGGTAGTTATGTCCCACAGCCAAGCAAGGGGAATTTTAGAACACAGATAGAGCCAGTGACCAAGAATAAAAGCCCAGAGAGAAGATCCAACAATGAGAATAAGAAATGGTACTTtaatgaaagtagccaggcgtgGTGCAGAAATTAG
- the LOC120942578 gene encoding uncharacterized protein LOC120942578 isoform X2: MEKKHTVGIFSRSDRKDYSWLISVLTSQHCSDWVQDVRSTVISNTLTTFIGDASRCTFGILYHTKNRGGVNISDITGSLYDEEMKILHDLLGKENVIVVIDDLKDSSYEEKRRILNIQPSIETLACDLLLISNTEKTNTTTLVTKLKNLRPFHSTSEKVTEAHTSHDGKDNIKIKTPNFQNKNPEILPRFESPKTWNNSSEVQMNVCAPVMSSRVEDDEEEEHIYMNIFPFSDSFGRLARFDNPYCSDNIESLQNSSSNENLREWDRSGSCETWNRNEGLETLDTGNLYVDPKVPFSDELFEEMLNKVHNKQNSETQPTYKTSEPVSKSSVSDELFKEMLNKVHNKQNSETQPTYKTSETVSKSSVSDELFEEMLNKVHNKQNSETQPTYKTSEPVSKSSVSDELFEEMLTKVHNKQNSETQPTYKNSETVSKSEKPPTWWNHKNLQSTCNDKSPEKHSNSPKRKAWFYDENAQTWCRNEDLETLSSDTNPKTPSTSTAGSYVPQPSKGNFRTQIEPVTKNKSPERRSNNENKKWYFNESSQAWCRN; the protein is encoded by the exons ATGGAGAAGAAACATACGGTTGGCATTTTCTCCAGATCTGATAGGAAGGATTACTCTTGGCTGATATCCGTTCTCACATCGCAACACTGCAGTGATTGGGTCCAGGATGTCAGATCCACTGTCATCTCTAACACATTGACAACATTCATAGGTGACGCATCTCGGTGCACATTTGGAATTCTGTATCACACCAAGAACAGAGGAGGAGTCAACATTTCTGATATAACCGGATCACTCTACGATGAAGAGATGAAAATTCTACATGATTTACTTG GGAAGGAAAATGTCATTGTGGTGATCGATGATCTGAAAGACAGCAGCTATGAGGAGAAGAGACGAATATTGAATATTCAGCCCAGCATCGAAACGTTGGCCTGCGATCTTCTTCTCATTTCAAACACAgagaaaacaaacacaacaacacTGGTCACCAAACTGAAAAACCTTCGACCTTTCCACTCCACGTCAG AAAAAGTAACAGAAGCCCACACGAGTCATGATGGAAAGGATAACATCAAAATCAAGACTCCAAACTTCCAAAATAAAAACCCTGAGATTTTACCCAGATTTGAGAGTCCCAAGACATGGAACAATTCTTCTGAGGTTCAGATGAACGTTTGTGCTCCTGTGATGTCCAGTAGAGtagaggatgatgaggaggaggagcataTCTACATGAATATTTTTCCATTCTCTGATAGTTTTGGGAGGTTGGCTAGATTTGACAATCCTTATTGCTCGGACAACATTGAGAGTCTTCAGAACTCCTCCAGCAATGAGAATCTGAGGGAATGGGATAGGTCTGGGAGTTGTGAGACATGGAACAGGAACGAGGGCTTAGAGACTTTAGACACAGGGAATCTTTATGTGGATCCTAAAGTACCATTTTCCGATGAGCTCTTCGAG GAAATGCTTAATAAAGTACACAACAAGCAAAACTCTGAAACACAACCCACCTACAAGACTTCTGAGCCAGTATCCAAGAGCTCAGTTTCCGATGAGCTCTTCAAGGAAATGCTTAATAAAGTACACAACAAGCAAAACTCTGAAACACAACCCACCTACAAGACTTCTGAGACAGTATCCAAGAGCTCAGTTTCCGATGAGCTCTTCGAGGAAATGCTTAATAAAGTACACAACAAGCAAAACTCTGAAACACAACCCACCTACAAGACTTCTGAGCCAGTATCCAAGAGCTCAGTTTCCGATGAGCTCTTCGAGGAAATGCTTACAAAAGTACACAACAAGCAAAACTCTGAAACACAACCCACCTACAAGAATTCTGAGACAGTATCCAAGAGCGAGAAGCCTCCTACATGGTGGAATCATAAGAATTTACAATCAACGTGCAATGATAAGAGCCCTGAGAAACATTCAAACTCCCCAAAACGCAAGGCATGGTTCTATGACGAGAATGCCCAAACCTGGTGCAGAAACGAGGACCTTGAAACACTGTCCAGTGATACCAACCCAAAGACACCGTCCACATCCACCGCTGGTAGTTATGTCCCACAGCCAAGCAAGGGGAATTTTAGAACACAGATAGAGCCAGTGACCAAGAATAAAAGCCCAGAGAGAAGATCCAACAATGAGAATAAGAAATGGTACTTtaatgaaagtagccaggcgtgGTGCAGAAATTAG
- the LOC120942949 gene encoding profilin-1-like yields the protein MSWIDYVNTFVDGTVCTDCAIYALAPPHGVWAAYPGGSFCSLTAQELTHLCAKDRSHLFINGLVIGGQKCSVLRDLWFDDSQMCLDARTKSTDGGTTFNIHIVRSNQAIFFLKGGNGIHGGQLNQKCYDTMKYLRGIGY from the coding sequence ATGTCCTGGATAGACTACGTCAACACCTTTGTGGACGGCACCGTGTGCACGGACTGCGCCATCTACGCCTTGGCTCCTCCGCACGGAGTGTGGGCCGCCTACCCCGGAGGGAGCTTCTGTTCTCTCACGGCACAAGAATTGACCCATCTCTGTGCCAAAGATCGAAGCCACTTATTTATCAATGGCCTAGTGATTGGAGGGCAGAAGTGCAGCGTGCTCAGGGACCTCTGGTTTGATGACTCACAAATGTGCCTAGACGCCAGGACAAAAAGCACAGACGGAGGAACCACATTCAACATTCACATCGTCCGGTCCAATCAAGCGATCTTCTTCCTGAAAGGAGGGAACGGTATTCACGGCGGACAGTTGAACCAGAAATGTTATGATACCATGAAGTACCTGAGGGGCATTGGGTATTGA